GCTCGTGGCCCTCGACCCGCGAAGCGGCGACATCCTGGCGATGGTCGGCGGACGCGCCTACGGCACGTCGCAGTTCAATCGCGCCGCGGACGCGCTGCGTCAGCCGGGAAGCGCCTTCAAGCCGATCGTGGCGCTGGCCGCGCTCGATCCGCGGGCGGACGCCCCGTTCACCCTGGCCTCCACGCTGCGCGACGAGCCGCTGGCGCTCGAGACGCCGGCGGGCATGTGGCGTCCCTCCAACGCGGATCGCGAGTTCCTCGGACCCGTGAGGTTGCGCGACGCGCTCGAAGGGTCGCGCAACGTGCCGTTCGCCCGCCTGGGACTCGCCGTCGGTCCGGAGCGGATCGTGGAGACCGCGCAACGACTGGGTGTCGGAAGTCCTCTGGCGCCCTATCCGAGCCTGGCGCTCGGCGCCTCGGAGGTGACGCTCCTCGAGCTGACGGCGGCCTATGCGGTGCTGGCGGCGGAGGGGAGACGGGCGCCTCCGCGGGCCGCCCGCGCGGTCCTGGGTCGAGAGGGCGAGGCCATCCGACCGGCCGAGCTTCGCCGTGAGGCCGTCATCAGCCCGGCGGAGGCGTACTTGCTGACGTCGGCTCTGCGCGGGGTGGTGGAGCGCGGCACCGGGAGCGGCGTGCGTGCGGCCGGATACATGGGCCCCATCGCGGCGAAGTCCGGGACCACGAACGGCTCGCGCGATGCCTGGTTCGTCGGCTACACGCCGGAACTGGCCGTCGGCGTCTGGGTGGGCTTCGACGACGGAACGCGCCTGGGCTTGTCGGGGTCGCGTGCCGCCCAGCCGATCTTCACGGATTTTCTCATCCGGGTCCTCGGACCGGACGGCGGATCCGACTTCCGATTCCCCGACGGCGTGGAATGGGTCGAGGTCGAGCCCCGGACCGGCCTGCGCGCCGGGTGGGGATGTCGCGGCCAGCCCGAACTCTTTCTCGCGGGCACGGCGCCCGAGGCATCCTGCGGATACCCGATCCGAGGGTGGCGACGAGGAAGTCCGTGGCGTACGTCGCCGAGGCGGTGAGCCGGCCCGGCAGGCGGCCGCGCCGCCCTTGCCGCCCTTAGCCGTGCCTGTGGTCGCGGCGCCCCTGGTGGAGCACGACGTGAAGCAGCGACCCCGCGACGAAAGCCTGGTAGAGTTCGATGGCGGCGTGCCCGTCCGGGAGTATCTCCGTGCCCGCCGCGAACCCGATCGTCGTCGCCACGAGGATCGCCCCGACCCCCGCCATGGCCAGGCCGACGCCGTGCCGAGGCTCGATCAGCCACCAGATCAGTAGCCCCACGGCGACCCGATGCAGGATGACGGCGGCGGCAAGCGGAGCACTCGCCGTGGCCGGCGTCAGCGCGCCGCCCTCCAGCAGCGCGTGCACCGCCATCGAACACACGCCCAAGACGATGGCGAAGTCGTCCGTGTGCCGCGCCAGCGAACGGGAGATCTTCTCGATGAGATAGAGGATGCCGACTCCAAGCAGGACCGCGATCAGGGGCGCGATGTCACGCTCGGTCCAGGCGTGTGGGAGGACCTGATAGGCGACTAGCGCCAGAAGGATCCACACGACGGCGGAATCGATCACACGGATCGTGCGCGGGCGATTGTGCAGCCAGATGTAAAGGAGGACTCCGGCGACCGGCGCCAGCAGCGCGGCGATGAACGAAGCCATTCGGACTGCGTCCGTGATGTGCCGGGAGCGGCGGGGTTACGGCGTCAGCGGCTCTCGTAGACCGACGTGTTGCCTGCGGCGTCGAACCGGATCACGTCGTAGGGGTCGACGCGGTCCCCGAACTCCATGCCCGGGGAGCCTATCGGCATGCCGGGCACCGCGAGCCCGCTCGCGGAGGGCTTCTCGGCGAGGAACCGGGCGATGACGTCCGCGGGAATGTGCCCCTCGAACACGTAGTCGCCCACGAGAGCCGTGTGGCATGTCTGCATCCGCAGCGGTACGCCCGCGTCGAGCTTCACGCGGATCAGATCCGCATCATCCATGTCGAGGACGTCGAGTTCGAACCCGGCCTCCCGCATGTGGTCCACCCAGAGGGAGCAGCACCCGCAGGTGGGAGACTTGTAGACCTTGATCGTCGGCGTTTCCGCGATGGTCGCGGCCAACGCCGCATCGACCGTCGACGAGACCTCGCCCGCCGAGGAGACTGCGGCCATCGACGAGGCCGCGGCGCGCCCGCTCTCCCCCGCCGCTTCCGGCGCGCACGCGCTGACGAGCATCGCCAACCCGAGGAAGGCCGCTCCGACGCCCGCATTTCCGAACTTTCCGTTCAACATCACCGCTCCCGGTTCGATTCCTGCCGCTCCATCCCCCAAGTTATCCGCAAGAAGGCTGCCACGGTACCATTACGATACGATTCTGCGCGGCATCGTGCGGCAACCGCGCGCGGGGGTGCAGTTGCCACGCGGGCGCGAGAGCCACGCGGGTGACGGACAAGGCTTGAGAGAGGCGAGGCCAAATGGAGAGACTGTCACAACTGTGGACCGAGGTGGTCGCCTTCATGGCTCCGCGGTGGCTGCCCAGCCTGATCGTCATCGCGGTCGCCGGCCTCGTCTACCTCGTGGCGCTGATGGTGCTGGGCCGAGCACAGAAACACTGGGTGACCCGGACCGCGACACAACTCGACGATCTGGCCGTGCGGCTGCTCCGCCAGGCCCTGCTGCTGTCGAGCGGGGCGTTGGCCGTCTGGCGTCTGCTCGACATCTGGGCCCTGCCCACGGTGGCCCAATGGGTCTATGCGATCTGGATTGGCGTCCTCTTCTTCCCCTTGAGCCGGTTCGTCGGAGACCTCTTGACCGCGATCGAGACCGAGGTCGTTTCGCGCACGTCGACGCCGCTCGACAAGACGGCGCTCCCGATGATCAACAAGGCGATTCGCTTCGCCGTCATCGCCCTCGGCATCGTCCTCGCGCTCGCGGAGCTGGGCATCAACATCGCGCCTCTCCTCGCCGGGGCCGGCGTCATGGGTCTCGCCCTGTCGCTTGCCGCCAAGGACACCCTTTCCAACGTGATCGCGGGCGTGCTGCTCATCGTCGATCGCCCGTTCCAGGTCGGGGACCGGATCGAACTGTGGACGGCGCCCAACGAGACGGGGTCCTGGGGCGACGTGATCGAGATCGGGCTCCGGGCCACGAAGATCCGGAACCCCGACAACCTTGTCATCGTCGTCCCGAACAGTCAGCTCATGCTGCGCGACATCGTCAACTACACGATGTCCGGCCAGGACATCCGCCTCCGAATCCCATTCTCCGTCGCGTACGAATCGGATATCGAGCGGGCGAAGTCGCTGCTGGTGGACATCGCCCTGTCCGTCGAGGGGGTCAAGGACGATCCCGCGCCGATCGTCATCGCCCGGAGCTTCGGCCCGTCCGAGGTCAACCTCCAACTGCGCGTCTGGATCGTGGAGGCGAGGGCGCGACGGCGCATCGCGGATGACATCAGCGAGAGGGCGCTCCGCGCCTTTGCGGAGGCTGGCGTGGAGATTCCCTATCCGAAGCGTGAACTCTTCATCCGGTCCGCGGATGGACCACAGGCGGACGGGGCCTGATTTGCGCCGCTCGCGGACGCCGGGGCGCCGGCGACTCCTCGCGGTTTCCGCGATACTGGCGGCGGCGGTTCTCCCCGGCGGATTGGCGGGCGCGGGACAGGACACGTTCATCACGCCGCAGTCGGAGTTGTTCACCAATGTGACGGTGATCGACGGCCGCGGCGGGCCGCCCCGGCCTTCTTCGGCGGTCCTCGTGTGGGGCGGCCGAATCCGGGACATCGGCGCCCAGGGCTCCGTGGCCGCCCCGGAAGGCACCGTCGTCGTGGACCTCTCGGGCTCCTACCTCATGCCCGCGTTCATCGATGCTCACGCCTCGCCCCAAACCACCGAAGAGTTGCGTGCGCTGCTGGCCGCTGGAATCACGGGGGTGCGCGACGGAGCCACGTCCCTGGCCGCCTTCGAGGAGCGGGGGCGGGGGAGTTTCGGCGAAGATCCGGTGCCCGCCGTCTACGTCGGCGGACCCGTTCTCGATGCCGGGAGCGCGCCTCGCGGCGTGGCACTGGAATCCGAAGCCGCCGCCGTCGCGGAGGTAACGCGGCAGGCTGCGGATGGGGCCGACTTCGTCTCCGTCGCGTCCGGCGTCCCTCCGTCCTGGCTCATCGGGATCGCGCGAGCCGCCCGCGG
This genomic stretch from Candidatus Palauibacter australiensis harbors:
- a CDS encoding DUF411 domain-containing protein; its protein translation is MLNGKFGNAGVGAAFLGLAMLVSACAPEAAGESGRAAASSMAAVSSAGEVSSTVDAALAATIAETPTIKVYKSPTCGCCSLWVDHMREAGFELDVLDMDDADLIRVKLDAGVPLRMQTCHTALVGDYVFEGHIPADVIARFLAEKPSASGLAVPGMPIGSPGMEFGDRVDPYDVIRFDAAGNTSVYESR
- a CDS encoding mechanosensitive ion channel family protein; protein product: MERLSQLWTEVVAFMAPRWLPSLIVIAVAGLVYLVALMVLGRAQKHWVTRTATQLDDLAVRLLRQALLLSSGALAVWRLLDIWALPTVAQWVYAIWIGVLFFPLSRFVGDLLTAIETEVVSRTSTPLDKTALPMINKAIRFAVIALGIVLALAELGINIAPLLAGAGVMGLALSLAAKDTLSNVIAGVLLIVDRPFQVGDRIELWTAPNETGSWGDVIEIGLRATKIRNPDNLVIVVPNSQLMLRDIVNYTMSGQDIRLRIPFSVAYESDIERAKSLLVDIALSVEGVKDDPAPIVIARSFGPSEVNLQLRVWIVEARARRRIADDISERALRAFAEAGVEIPYPKRELFIRSADGPQADGA